Proteins co-encoded in one Trichocoleus desertorum ATA4-8-CV12 genomic window:
- the ntrB gene encoding nitrate ABC transporter permease, whose amino-acid sequence MLQLNLAAIAVAGQVAWRRAKPLLIRDTVLLPALGFLSIILLWWLVAIFNPDLMPTPPEALVANLDYILHPFYRRGPGDLGIGWLLLASLRRVILGFFLAAIVAIPIGFLVGMSKPAMMALNPVIQIFKPVSPLAWLPIALAIFNLADPSAIFVIFITSLWPTIINTALGVSSVSQDYIDVARVLEMSRWRRITKIIWPASLPYIFTGLRISLGIAWLVIVAVEMLTGGLGIGFFVWDEWNRLNLNSVFLAIVVIGVTGLLLDYAVSKVEQLVTHRTAQRTNF is encoded by the coding sequence ATGCTTCAACTCAATCTTGCTGCAATTGCGGTTGCAGGACAGGTGGCTTGGCGACGAGCTAAACCACTTTTAATTCGAGATACAGTTCTACTCCCCGCGCTTGGGTTTTTGAGCATTATCTTGCTGTGGTGGTTGGTAGCCATCTTTAATCCTGACTTAATGCCGACCCCGCCAGAAGCTTTAGTCGCTAATTTGGATTATATTCTGCATCCATTTTATCGGCGCGGCCCAGGTGACTTAGGCATTGGTTGGCTGCTGCTGGCTAGCCTACGTCGAGTGATTTTAGGGTTTTTCTTGGCGGCGATCGTAGCGATTCCAATTGGTTTTTTGGTGGGCATGTCGAAGCCAGCCATGATGGCGCTTAATCCAGTCATTCAAATCTTTAAACCTGTCTCACCGCTTGCTTGGTTGCCGATCGCCTTAGCTATCTTTAACTTGGCTGATCCTTCCGCTATTTTCGTAATTTTCATTACTTCTTTATGGCCAACAATTATTAACACCGCGCTAGGTGTTTCTAGCGTATCTCAAGACTATATTGATGTGGCAAGAGTCCTAGAAATGTCTCGTTGGCGGCGCATTACTAAAATTATTTGGCCCGCGAGTTTACCCTATATTTTTACTGGCCTACGGATCAGTTTGGGTATCGCTTGGTTGGTAATTGTGGCTGTAGAAATGCTCACGGGTGGCCTTGGGATTGGCTTTTTTGTCTGGGATGAGTGGAACCGTTTGAACTTGAACTCGGTATTCCTGGCGATTGTAGTCATTGGTGTCACAGGATTGCTGCTCGACTACGCCGTTAGCAAAGTGGAACAACTGGTCACACATCGCACAGCTCAGCGAACTAATTTCTAG
- a CDS encoding ABC transporter substrate-binding protein, with translation MSDTFEHQWTRRDFLKGMGSAAVGTTLASCGISGDRSAKGLTEEALAIKQVVQPGDLEKPDLTVGYVPVNDCAPFAIAWKKGFFHKYGLNVRLNREASWATSRDGIIFGRTDAAPVVSGAVTNARIGAEGARHAPLCAAMTIHRHGNAMTMNRKMWDAGIRPWRDYNGDLEAFGRDFRNYFENQSSEQRVWAVVLSSAIYEYFVRYLAAAAGIDPLKEFRVIIIPPPQMVSNVRIGAMQAYMVAEPWNSRAISPLGKGKEGVGFTFAQGKEIWLGHPDRLLGVMESFINENPKTYRSLVKAMIEACQYCSKPENRAEVAQLISERSFTGAKPKFTRPAIAGEYNYGGFDGKERIDRSLDTTMFFDLPDNIPKQPGEHSTFLWRSHSIWLMTQAARWGQIKEFPKNAEELARRAWQADLYRAIAAEMGIASPQEDFKVELPEVFIDQKGFDPSDPVGYLNSFAIRANAPQRFFLS, from the coding sequence ATGAGCGATACATTTGAGCATCAATGGACCCGACGAGATTTTCTTAAGGGGATGGGATCTGCTGCGGTAGGCACGACTCTTGCCTCCTGTGGCATTAGTGGCGATCGCAGTGCTAAAGGTTTAACCGAAGAAGCTTTGGCAATCAAGCAGGTAGTCCAACCGGGAGACTTGGAGAAACCGGATCTCACGGTGGGTTATGTGCCTGTGAATGACTGCGCTCCTTTTGCGATCGCCTGGAAAAAAGGCTTTTTCCATAAATACGGCCTCAACGTGCGGCTCAATCGAGAAGCGAGCTGGGCAACTTCTCGTGATGGCATCATCTTTGGCCGTACCGATGCAGCGCCAGTCGTGTCAGGTGCCGTGACCAACGCCCGGATTGGAGCCGAGGGAGCGAGACATGCACCGCTTTGTGCCGCAATGACGATTCATCGCCACGGAAACGCCATGACCATGAATCGCAAAATGTGGGATGCAGGCATTCGGCCTTGGCGAGACTACAACGGTGATCTAGAAGCTTTTGGCCGTGACTTCAGAAACTATTTTGAGAATCAATCCTCCGAGCAGCGAGTTTGGGCAGTGGTGCTCAGTTCTGCCATTTATGAATACTTTGTCCGCTACCTGGCCGCAGCAGCAGGAATAGACCCGCTAAAGGAATTTCGCGTCATCATCATTCCACCGCCGCAGATGGTTAGTAACGTCCGGATTGGAGCCATGCAAGCCTACATGGTGGCCGAACCCTGGAACAGCCGCGCTATCAGCCCGCTGGGTAAAGGGAAGGAAGGCGTTGGGTTTACTTTTGCCCAAGGGAAAGAGATTTGGCTGGGGCACCCCGATCGCTTGTTGGGCGTGATGGAATCGTTCATCAACGAAAATCCCAAAACCTACAGATCTTTAGTCAAAGCCATGATTGAGGCTTGCCAGTATTGCAGCAAACCGGAGAATCGGGCCGAAGTCGCCCAGCTCATTTCCGAGCGATCGTTTACGGGAGCCAAGCCCAAATTCACCCGTCCTGCGATCGCTGGGGAATATAACTACGGTGGCTTTGATGGCAAAGAGCGGATTGATCGCTCGCTCGACACAACCATGTTTTTCGATCTCCCTGATAACATCCCTAAGCAACCAGGTGAGCACTCTACCTTTTTGTGGCGATCGCACAGTATTTGGCTGATGACACAGGCGGCTCGTTGGGGACAAATTAAGGAATTTCCCAAGAACGCCGAAGAACTTGCGCGTAGAGCTTGGCAAGCTGATTTGTACCGTGCGATCGCTGCCGAAATGGGTATCGCCTCTCCGCAAGAGGATTTCAAAGTCGAGTTACCAGAAGTATTTATTGACCAGAAGGGATTTGATCCCAGCGATCCCGTAGGCTACCTCAACAGTTTTGCCATTCGTGCTAACGCACCGCAACGATTTTTTCTCTCTTAA
- a CDS encoding nitrate ABC transporter ATP-binding protein (This model describes the ATP binding subunits of ATP-binding cassette (ABC) transporters for nitrate transport, or for bicarbonate transport, in bacteria and archaea.), translated as MVKSTSQFAESDSRTSTYTGEFVVIENLVKTYSTAGGGESVVLDGINLTISENEFISVIGHSGCGKSTLLKILAGLETASAGSVRLEGREIRKPGAERMMVFQHYSLLPWLTVRENIRLAVDEVLKRVPAREKQQIVNEHLAMVNLTAAADKYPDEISGGMKQRVGIARALAIRPKMLLMDEPFGALDALTRGKLQRQVLDIWENQRQAVMMITHDVDEALYMSDRIVMMTNGPAAKIGEILEVPFPHPRDRAAMRNSREYFELRNYVLNFLDHYFTQD; from the coding sequence ATGGTCAAATCAACTAGCCAGTTCGCTGAGTCTGATAGTCGGACTTCAACCTATACAGGTGAGTTTGTCGTAATTGAGAACCTGGTCAAAACCTATTCCACAGCGGGTGGGGGTGAGTCTGTCGTTTTAGATGGCATCAACTTGACCATTAGTGAAAACGAATTCATCTCTGTTATTGGTCACTCTGGTTGCGGGAAGTCAACCTTGTTGAAGATTCTTGCGGGTTTAGAAACGGCCAGTGCTGGCTCTGTTAGGCTAGAGGGCAGAGAGATCCGCAAGCCAGGAGCCGAGCGGATGATGGTATTCCAGCACTACTCATTGTTGCCGTGGCTGACGGTACGGGAAAACATTCGCTTAGCAGTAGATGAGGTGCTAAAGCGCGTTCCTGCCCGCGAGAAACAGCAAATTGTTAATGAACATTTGGCGATGGTGAATCTCACTGCTGCCGCCGACAAATATCCAGACGAAATTTCGGGTGGCATGAAGCAACGAGTTGGGATTGCGCGGGCCTTAGCCATTCGGCCTAAGATGCTGCTGATGGATGAACCGTTTGGGGCGCTGGATGCCTTGACGCGCGGCAAATTGCAACGGCAAGTGCTGGATATTTGGGAAAACCAGCGCCAAGCCGTAATGATGATTACTCACGATGTCGATGAGGCGCTTTATATGTCCGATCGCATCGTCATGATGACCAATGGCCCTGCGGCCAAGATTGGTGAGATTCTAGAGGTTCCTTTCCCTCATCCCCGCGATCGCGCAGCAATGCGTAACTCACGGGAGTATTTTGAACTCCGGAATTACGTGTTGAACTTCCTCGATCACTACTTCACTCAAGACTAG
- a CDS encoding HAMP domain-containing histidine kinase, whose amino-acid sequence MKDFGQVLVEKTEGIVEQWVDAVRQDRQIESADDLSATAIRNHIPHVLAAMATVLCESQDSNVSELVAASLNHGVLRAEQGFDSREIAREYRLLRSEIFTALQPDLLQAQPAVIIRSFRLIDVVVDEAIAQCFKSYVEERLREFEQLQSQLALTNQELTRLVRTSQENLSLLAHELKTPLNSIIGYSELFLRQQQQLEAKDNVPSIENIERVLRHGRDLLRLINNVLELSRYEAGNMQLHLTTVDVRLVINSVMEMLEPLALAKGLTLDIDYDAAPVTITTDPLRLQQVITNLVSNAIRYTNIGTIHVQCHRLPDQHWSIAIADTGLGISPEDQARVFDPYFRVNEHSPSALPESTGLGLAIVARLVQLLQGQIQLVSELHVGSTFTVVFPQHVADSSQTVSVPSLAVEAFNHHRQ is encoded by the coding sequence ATGAAAGATTTTGGGCAAGTCCTAGTTGAGAAGACTGAGGGCATTGTTGAGCAGTGGGTGGACGCAGTGCGCCAAGATCGGCAAATTGAAAGTGCAGATGACCTTTCTGCGACTGCAATTCGCAACCATATTCCCCATGTCTTGGCCGCGATGGCGACTGTGCTCTGTGAGTCTCAGGACAGCAATGTGTCGGAATTAGTCGCTGCCAGCCTCAATCATGGTGTTTTGCGAGCGGAGCAGGGATTTGACTCGAGAGAAATTGCGCGGGAATATCGCTTATTACGCTCAGAAATTTTTACTGCCCTACAACCTGATCTACTACAGGCACAGCCCGCCGTCATCATTCGATCGTTTCGGCTGATTGATGTGGTGGTGGATGAGGCGATCGCTCAATGCTTCAAAAGCTATGTAGAAGAACGGCTTCGAGAATTTGAGCAACTGCAAAGCCAACTCGCACTCACCAATCAAGAGCTAACTCGCTTAGTTCGCACCAGCCAGGAAAATCTTTCTTTATTAGCTCACGAACTCAAAACGCCGCTGAATTCCATCATTGGCTACTCAGAACTCTTTTTGCGCCAGCAGCAGCAACTGGAAGCAAAAGATAATGTTCCGAGTATTGAGAATATTGAGCGGGTGCTACGACATGGCCGCGACTTATTGCGCTTGATCAATAATGTTTTAGAGCTATCGCGTTACGAAGCAGGCAACATGCAGCTTCATCTCACGACAGTTGATGTGCGCTTGGTGATCAATAGCGTGATGGAAATGCTAGAACCCCTAGCTCTGGCTAAAGGACTGACTCTAGACATTGATTACGACGCGGCTCCTGTAACGATCACAACCGATCCTCTCCGGTTGCAGCAGGTGATTACTAACTTGGTGAGCAATGCAATTCGCTATACCAACATAGGCACAATTCACGTCCAGTGCCATCGCTTGCCCGATCAACATTGGTCGATCGCGATCGCCGATACAGGTCTTGGCATTAGCCCGGAAGACCAAGCGCGAGTCTTTGATCCTTACTTTCGGGTCAATGAGCATTCCCCTTCCGCGTTGCCTGAAAGCACTGGCCTAGGCTTAGCGATCGTGGCGCGGCTGGTGCAGTTATTGCAGGGACAAATTCAACTGGTGTCGGAGTTGCATGTAGGCTCTACCTTTACAGTAGTGTTTCCTCAGCATGTTGCGGACTCCAGTCAAACTGTTAGTGTTCCCAGCTTGGCGGTAGAAGCGTTTAACCATCATAGGCAGTAG
- a CDS encoding PD-(D/E)XK nuclease family protein, with amino-acid sequence MRLSQGQLNLLETCPRKFQHIYLEQLGSPSTPEQQAHQAWGSRFHLLMQQQELGLPIDALMAEDAQMQRCVSTLLAAVPEIVGPAATSSGSTWRQSEHRRTCSVQGYPITVIYDLVMLEEQARILDWKTYPRPPQRSWLAHNWQTRLYPFVLAETSPYLPEQISLTYWFVQAQDDPTKAPLPQSLTFPYSSAWHEQTRQELTQLLQQLTGWLERYQQGEPFPQVNVALEHCDDCQFSGRCQRHSSDSEVAPVADWLADLDRIDEVML; translated from the coding sequence TTGCGGCTGTCTCAAGGGCAATTGAATCTGCTAGAAACTTGTCCCCGGAAGTTTCAACATATTTATCTAGAGCAGCTTGGCTCACCTTCTACTCCAGAACAGCAAGCGCATCAAGCATGGGGGAGCCGTTTCCACTTACTGATGCAGCAACAAGAACTTGGGCTACCCATCGATGCCTTGATGGCAGAAGATGCTCAAATGCAGCGCTGCGTGAGTACCCTACTAGCCGCAGTTCCAGAAATTGTCGGGCCTGCTGCAACTTCTTCAGGCTCTACTTGGCGACAAAGTGAGCACCGCCGGACTTGCAGTGTGCAAGGCTATCCAATCACGGTGATTTACGACTTGGTCATGCTAGAGGAGCAAGCCCGGATTCTAGACTGGAAAACCTACCCCCGCCCGCCCCAGCGAAGTTGGCTAGCGCACAATTGGCAAACTCGTCTATATCCCTTTGTGCTGGCAGAAACTAGTCCCTATTTACCAGAACAGATTTCTTTGACTTACTGGTTCGTGCAAGCCCAGGATGACCCCACTAAGGCTCCGCTACCCCAAAGCCTTACCTTCCCCTACAGTTCCGCCTGGCACGAGCAAACTCGGCAAGAGTTAACGCAACTGCTACAGCAACTCACTGGCTGGCTCGAACGATATCAACAGGGCGAACCGTTTCCGCAAGTGAATGTAGCCCTAGAGCACTGTGACGATTGTCAGTTTTCGGGTCGTTGTCAGCGGCACTCCAGTGATTCAGAAGTCGCTCCGGTGGCAGATTGGTTAGCAGACCTCGATCGCATTGATGAGGTGATGCTCTGA
- a CDS encoding PAP/fibrillin family protein, whose amino-acid sequence MLGKAELLEAIAGKNRGLLATERDQLAILAAIAQLEDRNPTPRPTEASDLLDGNWRLLYTTSRGLLNIDQFPLVKLGQIYQFIRAAESKIYNLAEVHGLPYLEGLVSVAARFQAVSQRRVEVKFERSVLGLQRLIGYQWPSQFVQRLESGEKFLAIDFSIAGRDQQGWLDITYLDADLRIGRGNEGSVFVLTKVRE is encoded by the coding sequence ATGTTAGGCAAGGCAGAGTTATTAGAGGCGATCGCAGGCAAGAATCGAGGTTTGCTAGCAACAGAGCGCGATCAACTGGCCATCTTAGCAGCGATCGCTCAATTAGAAGACCGCAATCCTACCCCACGACCGACCGAAGCCAGTGATCTTTTAGACGGCAACTGGCGCTTGCTCTACACCACCAGTCGAGGTCTGCTAAATATTGATCAATTTCCTTTGGTGAAGTTGGGACAGATTTACCAGTTCATTCGGGCTGCCGAATCCAAGATTTATAACTTGGCTGAAGTGCATGGCTTGCCCTACCTAGAGGGGTTGGTCAGTGTTGCTGCCCGCTTTCAAGCTGTCTCGCAGCGACGAGTTGAGGTGAAGTTTGAGCGCTCTGTGTTGGGTTTACAACGGCTGATCGGCTATCAGTGGCCGTCTCAATTTGTGCAGCGACTGGAGAGCGGAGAAAAATTTCTTGCGATCGACTTTAGTATTGCAGGCCGAGACCAGCAGGGCTGGCTAGATATTACCTATCTAGATGCCGACTTACGCATCGGACGGGGCAATGAAGGCAGTGTTTTTGTCCTGACTAAAGTCCGAGAGTGA
- a CDS encoding DUF3134 domain-containing protein, with protein sequence MYNPSLRQQSRNERAPIIPIQQESSILDWLEANGRLLARDSQDFDYSDNEEEIAELMAVDDNTYDADDDDDDLLDLDE encoded by the coding sequence ATGTACAACCCTTCTTTGCGGCAGCAATCTCGTAATGAGCGCGCTCCCATCATTCCAATCCAGCAAGAGTCTTCAATTTTAGACTGGCTGGAGGCAAATGGTCGTCTGTTGGCACGCGATAGTCAAGATTTTGACTACTCCGATAATGAGGAAGAAATTGCCGAACTCATGGCCGTTGACGACAACACCTATGACGCAGATGACGATGATGACGATCTACTCGATCTAGATGAATAG
- the mraY gene encoding phospho-N-acetylmuramoyl-pentapeptide-transferase: MDAKLFSDRSLKLTGTILLLALWTGLSFAASTLDGFASRSLWQGLSLTLPLWISGLATAALGYWTVPLLRALKTGQFIREDGPQAHLKKAGTPTMGGIFFVPAAVAIAVLWSGFNSNVVAVSALTLSYGFIGWLDDWQVLRRKSNKGISPRMKLALQVMFGGLFCLWLMLSQGESITTVALPFGLALPLGLLFWPLAWFVLVSESNATNLTDGLDGLAGGTGAIALLGLGALVAPTHPELMLFAACLSGGCLGFLMHNRNPARVFMGDTGSLALGGALAAIALITNTLWALLILGGLFLVETLSVIAQVSYFKATKGPNGVGKRLFKMAPLHHHLELSGWSENQIVARFYLTGGLLALACLLLQLFV; the protein is encoded by the coding sequence GTGGACGCAAAACTATTTTCTGACCGCTCCCTCAAGCTAACGGGGACAATACTGCTACTAGCGCTGTGGACAGGGCTGAGCTTTGCCGCCTCCACGCTAGATGGATTCGCCAGCCGCTCTCTCTGGCAAGGACTTTCCTTAACTTTGCCGTTGTGGATTAGTGGTTTAGCGACTGCCGCATTGGGTTACTGGACCGTACCCTTACTCCGGGCGCTAAAAACTGGCCAATTTATTCGAGAAGACGGGCCTCAAGCTCACTTAAAGAAAGCAGGCACCCCAACGATGGGGGGCATTTTCTTTGTGCCAGCAGCCGTGGCGATCGCGGTACTTTGGTCTGGGTTTAACTCGAATGTAGTAGCAGTCTCAGCCCTAACGCTCAGCTACGGCTTCATCGGCTGGCTAGACGACTGGCAAGTTTTACGCCGCAAATCCAACAAAGGCATTTCACCTCGGATGAAGCTTGCCCTACAGGTCATGTTTGGCGGGCTCTTCTGTCTGTGGCTGATGCTGAGTCAAGGCGAAAGTATTACTACGGTGGCTTTACCCTTTGGGCTAGCACTACCGCTGGGACTGCTGTTTTGGCCCTTGGCTTGGTTTGTGTTGGTGTCGGAGAGTAATGCCACCAACCTGACGGATGGTCTAGATGGCTTAGCAGGTGGCACGGGAGCGATCGCTCTCCTAGGTTTAGGCGCTTTGGTTGCGCCCACCCATCCCGAACTAATGCTGTTTGCGGCTTGTCTCAGTGGCGGCTGTCTAGGTTTCCTCATGCACAATCGGAACCCCGCTCGCGTCTTCATGGGAGACACGGGTTCTTTGGCGCTTGGGGGAGCCTTAGCCGCGATCGCCCTCATTACCAACACCCTCTGGGCGCTCCTGATTCTCGGTGGTCTGTTCCTGGTAGAAACGTTGTCTGTAATTGCACAAGTCAGTTATTTCAAAGCCACCAAAGGCCCCAATGGGGTAGGCAAGCGTCTCTTCAAAATGGCTCCTCTACATCACCATTTAGAACTATCTGGTTGGTCAGAAAACCAGATTGTCGCTCGGTTCTACCTGACAGGAGGACTGCTAGCCTTAGCGTGTCTGCTGTTACAGCTTTTTGTTTAA
- a CDS encoding STAS domain-containing protein, with the protein MQYAPSRPQFEVFEVSGQLNAASATELQNQLKHKVASSPAQHVIVDMAQVESLDSSGLMVLIGTLSLAQRLGRELILCSISPSVQIIFELTQLDKVFPIFENQAAFAATLG; encoded by the coding sequence ATGCAATACGCCCCTTCTCGCCCCCAATTCGAAGTATTTGAAGTTTCCGGTCAGCTCAATGCGGCCAGTGCTACTGAGTTACAGAATCAGTTGAAGCACAAAGTTGCGTCTAGCCCCGCCCAACACGTCATCGTTGACATGGCTCAAGTAGAGTCCCTGGACAGCTCTGGTCTGATGGTGTTGATAGGAACCCTTAGCTTGGCTCAACGCTTAGGGCGTGAGTTGATCCTGTGCTCAATTTCACCCTCAGTCCAAATTATTTTTGAGTTAACCCAGCTCGATAAAGTTTTTCCCATCTTTGAGAATCAAGCGGCTTTTGCTGCCACATTGGGCTGA
- a CDS encoding alpha/beta hydrolase, whose product MTLSLNTNTAPTAEQLDQTKRAIAAYVASIDANPDRRSGAYPYYLLHEPGQTILGTVLMFHGFSAKPHQMWRLAEYLFQNGFNVYQATLAGHEFALPNKYWPQVDLKPEIATPLRQKVQRDPVLQNYFANLAAHPSDRRNPSATQRIALTARLIAIEPRLLDIIQAISQPDDPDFERYFISSHLNYLSEAKARLAELEALPGPIYTVGLSVGGAVALSLAATRSDRIDRVVAYAPLLKVYGEEHRQYVNLAGPLDIKELGWDPSLQFPVGALTAADRFGSAFVLDSKQTRTLQNVPTFLVLTENEDAADIKTNQTLFQKIGGAQQGHYSYLYPAQHLVPHPMVDPTEVSQGMSNRFWQSLYQETFRFLTQGTVNLKNMTNLEQVPELPFVPPVH is encoded by the coding sequence ATGACTCTCTCTTTGAACACGAACACAGCCCCCACTGCCGAGCAACTAGACCAAACGAAGCGAGCGATCGCTGCTTACGTCGCGAGCATTGATGCCAACCCGGATCGCCGCTCGGGTGCATACCCCTATTACCTGTTGCATGAACCGGGGCAGACTATTCTCGGCACTGTCCTGATGTTTCATGGCTTTAGTGCTAAGCCCCATCAGATGTGGCGACTAGCAGAATATCTCTTCCAGAATGGCTTTAATGTTTATCAAGCCACCCTAGCAGGCCATGAGTTTGCTCTGCCCAACAAGTATTGGCCTCAAGTTGACCTCAAGCCCGAAATTGCCACGCCTTTACGCCAGAAAGTTCAGAGAGATCCCGTTCTTCAAAACTATTTTGCTAATTTAGCTGCCCATCCCAGCGATCGCCGCAACCCCAGCGCCACGCAACGTATCGCTCTAACCGCAAGATTAATCGCGATCGAGCCTCGATTACTCGATATTATCCAAGCCATTTCTCAGCCAGATGATCCCGACTTTGAGCGCTACTTTATCTCTTCCCACCTCAACTACCTGAGCGAGGCCAAAGCTCGACTGGCTGAGTTAGAGGCTCTACCTGGCCCAATCTATACAGTTGGCTTATCAGTGGGTGGCGCTGTAGCCCTAAGCCTTGCCGCCACTCGAAGCGATCGCATTGATCGAGTTGTCGCTTATGCACCTCTGCTGAAAGTTTATGGGGAAGAGCATCGGCAATATGTAAATCTGGCAGGCCCCCTCGACATCAAAGAACTGGGTTGGGACCCTAGCTTGCAATTTCCTGTCGGAGCACTAACCGCTGCCGATCGCTTTGGTAGCGCTTTTGTTCTTGACTCTAAACAGACCCGTACCCTGCAAAATGTCCCCACCTTCTTAGTTCTGACCGAAAATGAGGATGCCGCTGATATCAAAACTAACCAAACTCTCTTTCAAAAGATTGGTGGCGCTCAACAAGGTCACTACTCCTACCTTTACCCAGCCCAACACCTAGTGCCTCACCCAATGGTGGACCCAACTGAGGTAAGCCAAGGCATGAGCAATCGCTTCTGGCAAAGTCTGTATCAAGAAACCTTCCGTTTTCTGACCCAGGGCACAGTAAATCTGAAGAACATGACCAACCTAGAACAGGTGCCCGAGCTACCCTTTGTGCCGCCTGTGCATTAA
- a CDS encoding HAD family hydrolase has protein sequence MTGVVPASLRLYELYRSQTGFPVPSSSGLTVFCDFDGPIIDVSERYYSTYQLGLADTQATYQAQGITLPLQLLSKDQFWQMKQDRVPDVEIAMRSGLSQQEQIDVFLQRVGQIVNQPTLLQKDRLQPGVRWALTLLHTKGIRLVLVTLRCQNQATQILQEYGLLDLFSGIYGTDNDQAAYQNYADCKTQLLAKAVAEQGLSGELAQTAWMIGDTEADIVAGQALEIPTIALTCGIRSRRYVERLQPTCILGDLASAVQHVVTCYHLVQA, from the coding sequence ATGACAGGTGTTGTACCCGCCAGCTTGCGTCTTTATGAGCTATATCGCAGTCAAACGGGTTTTCCAGTTCCATCTTCATCAGGGCTAACCGTATTTTGTGACTTCGATGGTCCCATCATTGATGTTTCAGAGCGGTACTACAGTACCTATCAGCTAGGTCTCGCCGATACCCAAGCGACTTACCAAGCTCAAGGAATTACCTTACCACTTCAGTTGCTGAGCAAAGACCAATTCTGGCAAATGAAGCAAGACCGGGTGCCAGATGTAGAAATTGCTATGCGCTCCGGTTTAAGCCAGCAAGAGCAAATTGATGTGTTTTTGCAGCGAGTTGGTCAAATCGTCAATCAGCCAACCTTGCTACAGAAGGATCGATTGCAACCTGGAGTGCGTTGGGCCTTAACCCTACTGCATACAAAAGGAATTCGGCTAGTTTTGGTCACACTACGATGCCAGAACCAAGCAACTCAAATTTTGCAAGAGTATGGTTTGCTGGATTTATTTAGCGGCATTTATGGCACCGACAACGACCAAGCCGCCTACCAAAACTATGCTGACTGCAAAACCCAACTGTTGGCTAAAGCTGTAGCTGAACAGGGATTGAGCGGTGAACTAGCCCAGACAGCTTGGATGATTGGAGATACCGAAGCCGATATTGTGGCAGGGCAAGCCCTAGAAATTCCCACGATCGCCTTGACTTGCGGAATTCGGAGCCGACGCTACGTAGAGCGCCTGCAACCCACTTGTATTCTAGGCGACCTAGCCTCCGCAGTGCAGCACGTCGTCACTTGCTACCATCTGGTTCAGGCATAA
- the mreD gene encoding rod shape-determining protein MreD: MRNDPFKNLLKSSAYSRSLLNWSVTIVSVILCLLALPLRFPGLELAGIGPNWLLIWVVAWSVKRTVFQGAIAGLVLGLLQDGMTAAHPTHVLSLILVGVLTARLQKQRYIEEDFISVALIVFGMAVVAETVIAIQFSLQKLDGASVQAVRTLAEIWTYHQRTALSSAILSSLWAPVVYFPLNRWWERMGLLEQP, encoded by the coding sequence ATGAGGAATGATCCTTTCAAAAATCTGCTAAAAAGCTCTGCTTATAGCCGTTCGCTGCTAAATTGGTCTGTTACGATTGTCTCTGTAATTTTGTGTCTATTGGCTCTGCCTTTACGCTTTCCGGGCCTAGAGTTAGCAGGCATCGGCCCAAACTGGTTATTGATTTGGGTCGTTGCTTGGAGCGTCAAACGCACAGTGTTCCAAGGTGCGATCGCCGGATTAGTTCTAGGACTTCTGCAAGATGGAATGACAGCCGCTCATCCTACCCATGTCCTAAGTTTGATTTTGGTTGGTGTTTTGACGGCTCGCCTGCAAAAGCAGCGCTACATTGAAGAAGATTTTATTTCGGTGGCGCTGATTGTGTTTGGCATGGCTGTGGTAGCAGAAACCGTCATTGCCATTCAATTTAGTTTGCAAAAGCTAGATGGCGCTTCAGTGCAAGCAGTACGCACGCTAGCAGAAATTTGGACATATCACCAGCGCACAGCCCTAAGCTCGGCAATTTTGAGTAGTTTGTGGGCTCCTGTGGTTTACTTCCCTCTAAATCGCTGGTGGGAGCGAATGGGCCTGTTGGAGCAGCCTTAA